A window of the Coprobacter fastidiosus genome harbors these coding sequences:
- the serC gene encoding 3-phosphoserine/phosphohydroxythreonine transaminase gives MKKHNFYAGPSILSEYTIKNTADAVLDFAGTGLSLLEISHRSKEFVAVMDEAQALVKELLDVPSGYEVVFLGGGASLQFCMVPFNLLKKKAAYLETGTWAVNAIKEAKLFGEVDVVASSKEANFTYIPKGYTVPEDADYFHITTNNTIFGTEMRYDPDVKVPLVADMSSDIFSRPIDIAKYNIIYAGAQKNLAPAGVTIAIVREDALGHVDRAIPTMLDYRTHIKKGSMFNTPPCLPVFSALQTLKYYKQLGGVKVLEKMNIEKAAILYDEIDRNKLFKGTANVEDRSIMNVCFVMNDEYKDLEDEFIKFATSKGMVGIKGHRSVGGFRASIYNAMPKSSVEALIDTMKEFEKAH, from the coding sequence ATGAAGAAGCACAATTTTTACGCAGGTCCTTCTATTCTGAGTGAATACACCATCAAAAACACGGCTGATGCCGTATTAGATTTTGCAGGGACAGGATTATCTTTATTGGAAATATCACACCGTAGCAAAGAATTTGTCGCTGTAATGGATGAAGCACAAGCTCTTGTAAAAGAGTTATTAGATGTTCCGTCCGGATACGAAGTCGTTTTCCTCGGTGGTGGCGCCAGTTTGCAATTCTGCATGGTTCCGTTCAATTTGTTGAAAAAGAAAGCCGCTTATCTTGAAACCGGAACTTGGGCTGTAAACGCTATTAAAGAAGCCAAGTTATTCGGTGAAGTCGATGTTGTCGCTTCTTCAAAAGAAGCTAACTTTACTTATATTCCTAAAGGATATACAGTACCCGAAGATGCCGATTACTTTCACATCACTACCAATAATACTATCTTCGGTACTGAAATGCGCTATGATCCGGACGTAAAAGTACCGTTGGTAGCAGATATGTCTTCGGACATTTTTTCGCGCCCGATCGATATTGCCAAATACAATATCATTTATGCCGGAGCACAAAAGAACTTAGCACCTGCCGGTGTTACAATCGCAATTGTTCGTGAAGATGCTCTCGGACATGTAGATCGTGCTATTCCCACCATGCTCGATTACCGAACCCATATCAAAAAAGGATCTATGTTCAACACTCCTCCCTGTTTACCGGTATTCTCAGCATTGCAAACATTAAAATACTACAAGCAATTGGGTGGCGTTAAGGTGCTTGAAAAAATGAATATCGAAAAAGCAGCTATTCTTTACGATGAAATAGATCGCAATAAACTGTTTAAAGGAACAGCTAATGTAGAAGACCGCTCGATCATGAACGTTTGTTTCGTAATGAATGACGAATACAAAGACCTGGAAGACGAATTTATCAAATTCGCGACAAGCAAAGGTATGGTCGGCATTAAAGGTCACCGCTCCGTAGGAGGTTTCAGAGCATCCATTTACAATGCAATGCCAAAATCAAGTGTCGAAGCTTTGATCGACACGATGAAAGAATTTGAAAAAGCTCATTAA
- a CDS encoding NAD(P)-dependent oxidoreductase, which translates to MKILVATDKPFAAVAVNGIKDVVESAGIKLALLEKYGEKSKLLDAVKDVEGLIVRSDIIDAEVLNAAKQLKVVVRAGAGYDNIDLATATANGVCVMNTPGQNSNAVAELVFGMTVMMARNLYNGTSGTELKGKKLGIHAFGQVGRNVARIAKGFGMEVFAFDPYCPASVMEAEGVKPITDINELYSTCQYVSLHIPATNETKKSINYALLKQMPKGAMLINTARKEVINEEELVQIMDERPDFRYVSDITPDNASVFAEKFTGRYFFTPKKMGAQTAEANINAGIAAAKQSVGFLKEGIDKFKVNK; encoded by the coding sequence ATGAAAATATTAGTTGCAACAGATAAACCGTTCGCAGCTGTTGCTGTAAACGGAATCAAAGATGTAGTAGAAAGTGCCGGTATCAAATTAGCTTTACTCGAAAAATACGGAGAAAAAAGTAAATTATTGGACGCTGTTAAAGACGTTGAAGGCTTGATTGTCCGTAGTGATATTATCGATGCAGAAGTTCTCAATGCCGCCAAACAATTAAAAGTCGTTGTCCGTGCCGGAGCAGGATATGACAATATCGACCTTGCAACAGCAACTGCCAACGGAGTTTGTGTAATGAATACTCCCGGACAAAATTCAAACGCAGTAGCCGAATTAGTATTCGGGATGACAGTTATGATGGCCCGGAATCTGTATAACGGAACATCAGGGACAGAGTTAAAAGGTAAAAAATTAGGTATTCACGCATTTGGTCAGGTAGGTCGCAACGTTGCACGCATTGCGAAAGGTTTCGGAATGGAAGTTTTCGCTTTTGACCCTTATTGCCCGGCATCAGTGATGGAAGCAGAGGGAGTAAAACCGATTACAGACATCAATGAACTTTACTCAACCTGTCAATATGTATCATTGCATATTCCGGCAACCAATGAAACTAAAAAATCGATCAATTATGCTCTTCTGAAACAAATGCCCAAAGGCGCTATGCTCATTAATACAGCACGCAAGGAAGTCATAAATGAAGAAGAATTAGTGCAAATAATGGATGAACGTCCGGATTTCCGTTACGTATCGGACATTACACCTGATAATGCATCTGTGTTCGCAGAAAAATTTACAGGACGCTATTTCTTCACTCCGAAGAAAATGGGTGCTCAAACAGCCGAAGCCAACATCAACGCAGGAATCGCCGCAGCAAAACAATCGGTAGGATTTTTGAAAGAGGGTATAGACAAGTTTAAAGTAAACAAATAA
- a CDS encoding DUF1015 domain-containing protein, with translation MAQIKPFKGIRPPQKFVEEVASRPYDVLNSEEARTEAAGNEKSLYHIIKPEIDFPSGTDEHDERVYAKAAENFQKFQDKGWLIQDEKENYYIYAQTMNGKTQYGLVVGAYVPDYMNGIIKKHELTRRDKEEDRMKHVRVNNANIEPVFFAYPDNKILDMIIKKYTDQKPVYDFIAPGDGFGHTFWIVNDENDISTITAEFAKMPALYIADGHHRSAAAALVGAEKAKQNPNHKGDEEYNYFMAVCFPANQLTIIDYNRVVKDLNGLTAEQFLSALHQNFIVEEKGYEIYKPSALHNFSLYLAGKWYSLTAKPGTYDDNDPIGVLDVTISSNLILNEILGIKDLRSDKRIDFVGGIRGLGELKKRVDSGEMQVALALYPVSMKQLMDIADSGNIMPPKTTWFEPKLRSGLIIHKLD, from the coding sequence ATGGCTCAAATAAAACCGTTTAAAGGAATAAGACCACCCCAAAAATTTGTAGAAGAGGTAGCATCCCGCCCCTATGACGTATTGAATTCGGAAGAAGCTCGAACCGAAGCTGCGGGAAATGAAAAATCACTCTATCACATTATTAAACCCGAAATAGATTTTCCTTCCGGAACAGATGAACATGATGAGCGTGTATATGCAAAAGCAGCCGAAAATTTTCAAAAATTTCAAGATAAAGGCTGGCTGATACAGGACGAAAAAGAAAATTATTACATTTATGCACAAACCATGAACGGGAAAACTCAATATGGTCTCGTCGTGGGAGCTTATGTTCCGGATTATATGAACGGCATTATCAAAAAACACGAACTGACTCGCCGGGATAAAGAAGAAGACCGGATGAAGCATGTTCGTGTAAATAACGCCAACATCGAACCGGTATTTTTCGCTTATCCGGATAATAAAATATTAGACATGATCATAAAGAAATATACAGATCAAAAACCTGTATATGATTTTATAGCACCAGGGGACGGATTCGGGCATACATTCTGGATAGTCAATGATGAAAACGACATCTCTACCATTACGGCAGAATTCGCAAAAATGCCGGCACTATATATCGCAGACGGACATCATCGCTCGGCAGCAGCAGCGTTGGTCGGTGCGGAAAAGGCAAAACAAAATCCAAATCATAAAGGAGACGAAGAATACAACTATTTCATGGCCGTATGTTTCCCTGCCAACCAACTTACGATCATCGATTATAATCGCGTCGTAAAAGACCTAAACGGATTAACAGCCGAACAATTTCTGTCTGCATTACATCAGAATTTTATTGTGGAAGAAAAAGGATACGAGATATACAAACCTTCTGCTTTACATAATTTCTCTCTTTATCTTGCAGGCAAATGGTATAGTCTTACGGCAAAGCCGGGAACTTATGACGATAATGATCCGATCGGAGTTCTTGACGTAACGATTTCATCCAATCTCATATTAAACGAAATTTTAGGGATTAAAGATCTCCGGTCTGATAAACGTATCGATTTTGTAGGAGGAATCCGCGGATTAGGAGAACTGAAAAAACGAGTGGATAGCGGAGAAATGCAGGTGGCTTTAGCCCTTTATCCTGTATCAATGAAACAATTAATGGACATTGCCGACTCCGGAAATATCATGCCTCCCAAAACGACATGGTTCGAGCCCAAACTTCGATCTGGACTTATAATCCACAAGTTAGATTAA
- a CDS encoding RNA polymerase sigma factor, whose protein sequence is MNETQLIEGCKQHNPKAQKALYDTYARKMMSVCLRYGSNRETAEDLLQEGFIKVFSAIGSFEGSGSFEGWMRRIFVNTALEYLRKNDILKESVEIDNTEVLQEVDYSAIERISADELMELIAELPPGFRTVFNMFVIEGYSHKEIGDALGITESTSRSQLTRAKRLLQKKLEEL, encoded by the coding sequence ATGAATGAAACGCAACTTATAGAAGGTTGTAAACAGCATAATCCGAAAGCTCAAAAAGCTTTATATGATACCTATGCACGGAAAATGATGTCGGTATGCCTGCGTTACGGAAGTAACCGGGAAACGGCTGAGGATCTGTTGCAAGAGGGTTTTATCAAGGTTTTTTCTGCAATCGGATCTTTTGAAGGAAGCGGATCTTTTGAAGGTTGGATGAGACGTATTTTTGTAAATACGGCATTAGAATATCTCCGTAAAAATGATATTCTGAAAGAGTCGGTTGAAATCGACAATACGGAAGTTTTACAAGAGGTAGATTATTCGGCCATAGAACGAATATCGGCAGACGAGTTAATGGAACTGATAGCGGAGCTTCCCCCGGGATTTCGGACGGTTTTCAATATGTTTGTCATAGAAGGCTACTCCCATAAAGAAATAGGAGATGCCTTAGGTATCACAGAAAGTACATCTCGTTCCCAATTGACCCGAGCCAAACGGCTGTTACAAAAAAAATTAGAAGAATTATAA
- a CDS encoding porin family protein, with product MNNKDFEHLIQEKLKDHETEVPVGLWESIEKELPRKKVFSLPVFIRYAAACIIVAVCSVTAYLFLEQSDKIQIVQNRHSAIPQQQPPKTEEPNIQEAKVSLPHKPLITQSKTTTEKEKNVQKELSENVVINEFITQQPNNQGKEEKLSKTFPSVVKKANNEQKRHPDNISEEEYNRKLKEFEQAGQKEVLTETNFNSQKRNGFSLGLLAANALPGSKNTNNQPLTRSSSIMGDELSLFSTPEPLKFTHKTPISVGLTIEKHLGKHWGVESGIVYTLLRSDYKTQSLSQEGKQELHYIGIPLQAIYRFARAGNFSFYAAAGPKIDFNVSGRRTETARNGIASSNGTEDIRDKKPQWSLQLRAGAAYAFIPQLELYAEPSMAYYINNKSDIPDLWKDKPLNFIFQVGLRTNF from the coding sequence ATGAACAATAAAGATTTTGAACATCTTATACAGGAAAAATTAAAAGACCACGAAACAGAGGTTCCTGTAGGTTTATGGGAATCTATCGAAAAAGAACTGCCTCGTAAAAAAGTCTTTTCTTTACCTGTATTTATCAGATACGCAGCAGCATGTATCATTGTTGCCGTATGCTCTGTTACCGCTTATCTGTTTTTAGAACAATCGGATAAGATACAAATTGTTCAAAACCGACATTCTGCCATTCCTCAACAACAACCTCCTAAAACAGAAGAACCGAATATACAAGAAGCTAAGGTTTCCCTGCCACACAAGCCCCTGATCACTCAGTCTAAAACGACTACTGAAAAAGAAAAAAATGTTCAGAAAGAATTATCAGAGAATGTGGTGATAAATGAATTTATTACACAACAACCGAATAATCAGGGGAAAGAGGAAAAACTGAGCAAGACTTTTCCTTCTGTTGTAAAAAAAGCAAATAACGAACAGAAAAGACATCCGGATAACATTTCCGAAGAAGAATACAATCGTAAACTAAAAGAATTTGAACAAGCAGGTCAAAAAGAGGTCTTGACAGAAACCAATTTCAATTCCCAAAAAAGAAACGGTTTTTCTCTCGGATTATTGGCTGCGAATGCTCTTCCGGGATCAAAAAATACGAATAACCAACCTCTGACAAGAAGTTCTTCGATTATGGGAGATGAGCTTAGTTTATTCTCGACTCCCGAACCGTTAAAGTTCACACACAAGACACCCATATCTGTCGGCTTGACTATTGAAAAACATCTCGGTAAGCATTGGGGAGTCGAAAGTGGTATAGTCTACACATTATTACGTTCAGACTACAAAACTCAATCATTAAGTCAAGAAGGAAAACAAGAATTACATTACATAGGTATACCTTTACAAGCGATATATCGCTTTGCCCGTGCCGGGAATTTTTCATTCTATGCTGCGGCAGGGCCTAAAATAGATTTCAATGTCAGCGGGCGCAGGACCGAAACTGCCAGAAACGGTATTGCATCCAGTAACGGGACAGAAGATATTCGAGATAAAAAACCGCAGTGGTCATTGCAACTCAGAGCCGGAGCAGCTTATGCATTTATTCCTCAATTAGAATTATATGCAGAACCATCAATGGCATATTACATTAATAATAAAAGCGATATTCCCGATTTATGGAAAGATAAACCCTTGAATTTCATTTTTCAAGTAGGTTTAAGAACAAACTTTTAA
- the mscL gene encoding large-conductance mechanosensitive channel protein MscL, whose translation MKMKFVNDFKQFAMRGNVVDMAVGIIIGGAFGKIVSSAVSDVIMPVVGLLIGGINFTDLKLTLHAAEVNAAGEVVTPAVELNYGNFIQASVDFLIIAFAIFCMIKLMAKFTSRQKEEKTATPPAPSEEVQVLTQIRDLLQKQKTE comes from the coding sequence ATGAAAATGAAATTTGTAAATGATTTTAAGCAGTTTGCTATGCGTGGTAATGTGGTCGATATGGCTGTCGGTATCATTATCGGTGGTGCATTTGGTAAAATTGTATCGTCTGCGGTTTCTGATGTAATTATGCCGGTGGTCGGTTTATTGATCGGGGGTATTAATTTTACGGATTTGAAGTTGACGTTACATGCTGCTGAGGTCAATGCTGCAGGAGAGGTAGTAACTCCTGCTGTAGAGCTGAATTATGGAAATTTTATTCAAGCAAGTGTCGATTTTCTGATTATAGCGTTTGCTATTTTTTGCATGATTAAGTTAATGGCGAAGTTTACTTCTCGGCAAAAAGAAGAAAAAACGGCTACACCTCCAGCCCCTTCAGAAGAAGTTCAGGTTTTAACACAGATCAGAGACCTTTTGCAAAAACAAAAAACAGAGTGA
- the thiD gene encoding bifunctional hydroxymethylpyrimidine kinase/phosphomethylpyrimidine kinase, with amino-acid sequence MIYYPKCLTIAGSDSGGGAGIQADLKTMSAIGVYGMSVITAITAQNTCGVKAIQPIDSDIVTAQLEAVLSDIGTDSIKIGMLHSVNIIKAVIEILDKYTPRYVVFDPVMVSTSGHKLIEDNTIDTIRETMFSRSTIITPNLDEASLLSNIPISKEKDMYKAGKKLLEKGCHAVLMKGGHLKSKIMTDLLLTADGEEYIFKAENITTSNTHGTGCTLSSAIASYLALSHSLSDSVKLAKQFVTSAIKTGSKVTTGKGHGPLNHFFAPQPLHILKKEEDTFH; translated from the coding sequence ATGATTTATTATCCGAAATGTCTGACTATTGCAGGATCTGACAGTGGCGGCGGAGCCGGAATACAAGCCGATCTAAAAACCATGTCGGCAATTGGAGTGTACGGGATGTCTGTCATTACAGCTATTACTGCACAAAATACTTGTGGCGTAAAAGCTATACAGCCCATCGATTCTGATATTGTAACGGCACAATTAGAAGCAGTTCTGAGCGATATTGGAACAGATTCTATAAAAATAGGAATGTTACACTCCGTCAATATCATAAAAGCGGTCATTGAAATTTTGGACAAATATACCCCTCGTTATGTCGTCTTCGATCCGGTAATGGTATCGACAAGCGGGCATAAATTGATCGAAGATAATACCATCGATACTATTCGAGAAACAATGTTTTCCCGATCGACAATTATCACTCCTAATCTTGATGAAGCCTCACTATTAAGCAATATACCAATTTCGAAAGAGAAAGACATGTATAAAGCCGGGAAAAAATTATTGGAGAAAGGTTGCCACGCAGTTTTAATGAAAGGCGGGCATCTAAAAAGTAAGATAATGACCGATTTGTTACTTACAGCAGATGGAGAAGAATATATCTTTAAAGCTGAGAATATAACAACATCCAATACTCACGGAACTGGATGTACCCTATCCTCGGCTATAGCTTCTTATCTGGCATTGAGTCATTCCTTATCCGATTCGGTAAAACTAGCAAAGCAGTTTGTTACTTCAGCCATAAAAACCGGCAGTAAAGTTACAACCGGCAAGGGACATGGTCCATTAAATCACTTTTTTGCCCCACAGCCCTTGCATATCCTAAAAAAGGAAGAAGACACATTCCACTGA
- the thiS gene encoding sulfur carrier protein ThiS, with translation MKVFLNHQEICVGSRVTLRDLLAGQSITSDGVAVAVNNRIISKEDWPDTFLANGDKVTVIRATCGG, from the coding sequence ATGAAAGTATTTTTGAATCACCAAGAAATCTGTGTAGGAAGCAGGGTCACACTACGAGATCTACTCGCGGGTCAGAGCATCACGTCAGACGGAGTAGCAGTAGCTGTCAATAACCGAATTATCAGTAAAGAAGATTGGCCTGATACCTTCTTAGCCAACGGCGATAAAGTTACGGTAATTCGGGCTACGTGTGGAGGCTGA
- a CDS encoding thiamine phosphate synthase, translating to MKLVGITRPTFFKGEADAITLLLEGGLDLLHIRKPGSLSENIASLLSDIPPHLYSQIVIHDHFDLIESFPLKGIHLNKRNPVCPSIHTGSVSRSCHSIEELDHIEDIDYCFLSPIFDSISKKGYLSAFSKEELADASRKGIINSKVYALGGITPEHIPLLQEFGFGGVAVLGYLWEDITLHTLQHRINILKNSIC from the coding sequence ATGAAATTAGTAGGAATTACTCGACCGACTTTCTTTAAAGGAGAAGCAGACGCCATAACACTTTTGTTAGAGGGGGGACTCGATTTATTACATATACGTAAACCGGGTTCTTTGTCCGAAAATATTGCATCTCTATTGTCTGATATACCACCTCATCTGTATTCACAAATCGTTATTCACGATCATTTCGATTTAATCGAATCCTTTCCTTTAAAAGGCATTCATTTGAACAAACGCAATCCTGTATGTCCATCAATACACACAGGGTCGGTAAGCCGATCATGCCATTCAATAGAAGAACTCGATCATATCGAAGATATAGACTACTGCTTCCTCAGTCCCATATTCGACAGTATTTCCAAAAAAGGATATTTATCTGCTTTTTCTAAAGAAGAACTCGCTGATGCATCACGTAAAGGAATTATCAATTCAAAGGTCTATGCATTAGGAGGAATAACTCCCGAACATATTCCATTACTGCAAGAATTCGGTTTCGGAGGCGTTGCCGTACTCGGTTATTTATGGGAAGACATAACGCTACATACTTTACAACATCGAATAAACATCTTAAAAAATTCAATCTGCTAA